The nucleotide sequence TTCTGGTCCACGATAACCGCCATGCTCAGGTTCTCGATCGCGTCCGTATCCGGCTGCGGATAGCGTGGCAGGAAATTGCGCACGAACATGCTGAAGTTCTCATTCAGCAATCGCGTGGATTCTGCTGCGATCGTATCGAAGACGATCGATGACTTGCCCGATCCGGATACACCGGTGAAGATCGTAATCTTCCGCTTGGGAATGCGCAAAGATACGTTCTTGAGATTGTTTTCCCTCGCACCGGAGATTACGATATACTCCTGATTTGATTCGATCATGCCCATCATCCTTCCGATAGCATTCAGTTTTACTTATATTTACATTGTACCATGAAAAAGCTGTTAGGGAACATCAGTTCCTCCAACAGCCCTTCAGGGTCAATCATCCCATGCTTTTTTTCTTGCTTATAGAAGAGGCAAAATTGCGTTTGCGTACGCTTGGGCTCCTTTTTGATTAGGATGACCGATGGAGGCACGCTTGCAAATCTCGAAATCCAAGCCCGTGCACCCAGCTTCTGTGCAGGAGACGAGTCGTTCGGCTGCGATCAGGTCTTGGGGAGTCAGGTCTAAATTGATGCCGAATACATAGGGGTCATCCGTAAGGGCCGCATGCTCCGGACCAAAATTCGGATCGGCGAAAAAGATACGCTGTTGACCGAGCTCCGCATTTCTCTCATCGATGGCTTTTCGCAGGTATAGCTTTGACTCTGCTTCTAGCTGGGCACAGCGCTTGTATACCTTTTCCAACTCAGCAAGCCCGAGAATTCCTCCGGCTGCACCGCCGCCGACTCCTCCGACAATGGCCCCTACGCCGATCAACAGTGCTTCTACCGCAGTCATATCGCTCTTTTCAGACACTGGGGGATAATAACCGGTAACGATGACTTTCGCTTGTGTAAATTTATTCGTTACATCGACCAGCAATTGCTTCATACTCACATAAAAATAGTCGTAATGTAATTTCCCCAAGTCGGCTGGATGGAATGGATTCAGAACTGTCCGAACATCGACATCGTTCATGCCTCCATCTAATAGAATCAGATCCACCAGTTCAGCCTCACCTTTGAAGAACGCACATTGCTGCAGGATCGTTGGGAATGATTTAGGTACCTCGCCGTCTACGGGGGCCACTATGTCATGCTTACCCTCACCAATGATGGCGCCGGAATGAGCGAGTACTTGTGTATATTGCTTGATATTTCCTTCTCTGGCCTGAACGGCAGCACCCACGATGGAGTAAAACTTTTCATGCTCTTGCAAGCCTTGCCCCCAGCTCACGGAATCACCCATTACGAGCATATGGAAGGTTTCTAGGGTCAGTGGAATTTCATTCGAAGGTGTGCCATCGGAAAGCCGTACTTTCAGGGTCACCTGCTCACCCGCTGGATTGCTCTCCACCTCGGCTGGTCGAATTAAGGTAAATTCTAATTGCGTCGAGCTTACCATCCGAACCTCGGGCATTTCTTGGTTGTTTACCAAGACGAGAGTCCCTTCAGAAAAGCCGCTTCCGTTCACGATCACTTTTTGTCCGGGTCTCACCCGTGTTTTCACTTGATTTTCCTGTTGGGCAGAAATGACTCGTGGATTCACGAAGACGGATGCCTTGCTCGAAAGAGTCATATCTGATTGCCGTACTTGGAGCGTATGGGAGCCTCCTGTCACGAAAGGCAAGACAAAATGAAGCATGGTATCACTTACTACCTGGGTTTTCGTTTCCGTGCCATCGATCAGTACAACATCGGTTTTGGTATAACGACTTCCTTCCAGCGTCACTGTATCACCAGCGAATGCATAAAGCGGAGAGACATGGCTGATCGACGGCTCCAAGAGCTTGCGTCTGAATTCATCTGCGTCAATGGCTCGAAAGCTGACAGGATCAGACAATCTGCCCCCTGCATATCCGACACGCCCCGCATCGGCGAATGAACCCTGTGCTCCCGGTTGACCTGCCGTTCTCGGACCGGGACCGCATGCCGTACCGAATTTTGCATTCTTGCTGTCACCCACAGCTCCACCTGGTCCGCCCGCTCCAGGATTGCCAGGGATTCCTCCTGCACCTGGGCTGCCCCCCTCAATCGTGATCGCAAAACCTTTTGAATAATTTTCGATGATGGTTTGTGGCGCGTACAAGGCCAACCGCCCACCAGCACCCCCATTGCCTCCCGGGCCGCCGTAGCCTGCTGCACCGCCACGTCCACCGTTTCCACCTGCTCCTGCTCCGGCTTTGCAGAAACCTGCCCAATCCAATTCGGCTGGTTTGCCTTTTCCTCCCCGGCCACCATCTCCTCCGTCTTGCCCAGGTCCGCCTTGTGTGCCATCTTGCCCTTTCAAGTCAAAATGAGGACGTCCCACCATATCGAGAACCCATAATTCGAGTTCAGGAGCAGCAGCGCCGTCGAATCCACGGTCTCCGGGCAATCCTGATGTTCCAGGTGTCCCCGGAATACCTGAGAGGGTCGAAGACATTGGTGCATCTGGCGGTGTTATTGGTTTTTGTCGTTTGGCTGGAACATAGCGGTAAGGACGCTCCCACGTAAACGTAACATTCTGTCCGACCGTCAACTTTTCGGCGATGATGATCAAGTAACGCTGCGGGTATTTCAAAATGACATTGGTTCCATCCTCGATATAAATTTCCGATGCGGCCCAGTAGGCAGTGTCTACCGAAATATTCAAGGCCGAAGCAGGAGACGGTACTGCTAATGTAGCCGTCATTTTTTTAGGAAACGGGATTGCTTGCAACAGTTCCGCTTTTCCGCTTAACATTTGCAAGGTTGGTGTTGGTTTGGCTGAGTCGATTTGATACGCAGACTGAATCATGGTATTCCCACTGAAGAGCGTGGGGCTTGGTTTCGTCAGCCCCGACTGAGGTACTACTGTCCCACGGATCTTGAGCGACCCCAGACTGGTCAGGGAAGTAATCCCGAATGATTCCAGCACCGCTTTGTGATACGTCATTCGATCCTGAACCACTTGGGGTGCTGCTTGGAAGGAAGCCGGATTCACAGCCATTGTCGTAATTCCGAGCGTATTTCCCCCTGCATTGAACGTGTTTGTAGAAGTTGACATTCTTTTTTCCTCTCCTTAATGAAATAGTTTGCGCGAGTCAGTCTTCATTGCAAGGACGATCATTCTTGACTGACGCCGAATTTCTCTAACTCCCGAAAGCTGATTTTTCTCCTGTGTGGAGGGAGTGTCTCCCCTCCATGCGCCCATGTGATCTCCACATGATTGCCTTCCGGATCCAGAAAAGAAAAACGTGCATATTCGCTCTCCACATACGGACCATGTGCCAAAACACCGTGATCCGTCAGCCTCCTCCACACTTCCTTGAAGTGATCCAACGTATCCACCCAAAATGCCAGATGCACATGATGCGGATTGTTCAGGATGAGCAAATCGTGCCGGCCCGATTGCGGATCAATCGCCAAGCATGCCGTTTCGTCGCTATGGTTCACCACTGCCAGTTCAAGTGCGGTTTCATAAAAAGAGGCCAATCTGCGAACATCATGCGCATATAAGGAAATGTGACCCAAGCGGCTTAGCTTTGCCATGTTCCCTCCATCCTTTCGTATTGACTCGCCTGTTTCATCCTAACACCGAGAATACGGGTCTCGATATTACTCGAAAGGATGCATCCAAAAGGATACCCGTGCGATAAATTGGAGTACCCAGTATAAAAGAAGCGTAGTAAAATCGTAGGAAGAAAAAGGTAAAACCTTGTGATGGAGCAGGTGATGCTATGAATTATCAGGATAGCCTTGAAGAGCTGGAAAGTCGTCTGTTGGTGGGACGAACCGAGGAAGTCCTTCATTTTTTGAAGTTGCTTGCGGATGAGCGGCGCTCCAAAAAAATCATGAATCTCTTCGGGACCGCAGGCGTAGGAAAAAGCTATTTGCTCGACGAGCTTAAGCGGCAAGCTCATCTGCGTCAAGCAGCTACGCTCTCTTTGGACAGCGAGCAATTTTGGCACACTCCTTCTGATTTTTGCCTGCATATTTTGCAGACATTGCACGTTTATCACAAGGGAGAAGAGTACCATCCGTCCCAATTATTAGAGGAATGTGTTTCGAAGCTGAATGAAAAAGCGGCTGATCAGAGACTCGTCCTCTTTCTCGACATTTACGAGAACTTGGACGGCTTGGACCATTGGCTGCGCGAATATTTTTTCAAGCGATTAAGCGCGAATATCCTGATCGTGATCGCAGGGCGGCATCCGCTGTCTGAAGCTTGGCTTCTATCTCCAGGTTGGCGGCACTTCATCAGTAGGGTCCCTTTGTCCCATCTTCCTTACGATGCTGTCGAGCGGTATGCGCATTACTGTCACATTTTTGAACCGCCTATCATCCAAGAAATGTGGCGGCGCTCCAAAGGGCATCCCCTTACCCTTTCATTGCTGTCCTTTACCTTGCAACCGAAAGATCAAGAAGGAAACGGTGCTTTTCATGAGGAAATGGATACGCTGCCATTTGTCGTAAGCCAATGGCTGCGCGAAGTTCCCGGCGACCATTTGCGTCCGCTCGTGGAAGCTGCTGCCGTATTGCGTCACTTCAATCAGGATAATCTGTCTTTTTTATTGAAAAGGGAAATCACGGCGTCCGAGTTTTTCCAACTGATTCGATTTTCGTTTGTACGGAAAGTGGACAGCGGCTGGACGATTCATTCCTTGATGAGAGAATCCATTGCCCAGGATATGCGGGGACGGACACCGCTTCATTTTGCAGATTTGCAGAAGCGGGCCGTTCACTACTATTATGAGAAGTTTACCAAGTCAGCGCATTCAGTCCGCACACCAGAGGCATTGGAGCTTACTTTCTTTTTAGGTGACGCACTTATTCGCGCCTTTTTAAATTGGTTCGATCCATTACCTAAACCATTCGAATCGATCCACACTGGTCATCGGGAAGAACTGCTGGAGTATATCCGCAATCAGCGGCACTGTCCCTCCCCTAAAACGATCAAGCTGTTTGATCCGCATACAAACCGCCATTTTGATTTTCACCTGACAGCAGAGCAAACCTTGTACCCATTGAATTGGCTTGATCATGACCGTCTATTCTCGCTGGGATACGACGTGCTACGCGTTCTGCGCAAGGAAAACGGAGCGATCTCGGCACTTGCCGCAGTTGTTCCTATCAACGAAAAAACCCTTCCTTACCTGATGGAGCATTCCGGCTCTCGTTCCTTTTTCACCGCTCTATCCAAACAAGAGCTAGAACGGTTTAACGTGCCGGAACACACACGGGCTGGCTGGTTCATTCACACCATTCATCAAGACGATTACGAGGATGTTACCCAACATACAGCCATTGGCCATATGCTGCACGGCTTGATGTTCACCGGAGAATTTTTGTTGTGTTCACCTGCACCATTTCCTTTTTTCAAGGCTGCCCATGAAAGTTTGGGATTTGATATTGCCGAATTTGCCACCCACACCAACTACGACGGAGTAACACCCACGCTCGTATTTTTTCGTGATACGCAAGGCAAACATTTACCCGCTTACTTGCAAAAGCTACTCAAACGATCCGGATTGGATGCGGATTTACGACTGGAAGAAGAAGCGGTTCCAACTGCTGCTCTACCAGCTTCACAGGGCACGGTTACCTCGCTGGACATGAGCATGCTGACTGCACGAGAACGAGAAGTAGCCGCTCTTGTTCTGGAGGGATTGACGAACGCGGAAATCGCTGCCCGCTTGTATTTGAGCGAAGTCACGGTAAAAAAGCATTTGAAATCGATTTTTGAAAAAATGGATGTCAGCAACCGGACACAGTTGGTGAAAAAAATGCTTGTGTAGGACGAAAAAGAGGAACCGTCAATGGCGGCTCCTCTTTTTATATGGCTACGGCATGACATACGGCTGTTCGAATAAAATATTCTCGACTGCCTCTACTACTTTTTCCGTCCACTCACGTTCCTGATCCACGTTTGTGAGATAAATAATCGTTTTATCGGTATGAATGTATCGTCTTATCCAGCTTCGATACCCCGGCCAGCTACCCCCGTGATGTACGACTTTTCCTGTCACCTGATCTTCACGCAGCCGCCAGCCATATCCATAATCAGATAGACTGTTGTCAGTAAGCTGCACTGGGGAAAACGCTCTCTCTAGTGTCTCTTTTTTGACCAGCTTTTCTGTGTAAAGAGCTCTGTCCCACATACGCAAGTCATCCAGTGTTGAACTGACCGCGCCGTCTCCCTGAATGCCATCCAGATAAATGACAAAATCATGCTCACTTGATTCATCCGGTAACACGAATGCTTCAGATTGAGGAGAATACACGTATCCATAGGCGTAATGCTGAGTCAACTCAGGAGAATATCTTCGGTTGTACACCTTCGTGTGCTGCATACCTAGTGGTTGAAAAATGTGTTGCTGCAAGAAATCAGCAAATGGTGTATCAGCTACGTGTTCTACGATAGAAGCCAATAAAGCGTAGCCGGTATTACTGTACTCATACTTTTCATTGGGTTGAAACAACACGTCGGGTCGATGCTTGATTAGCTGTTCGAGCATGTCTTGATTCGTAGCAATTTGTTTTTTGTCCCAAGATTGCGAAAACAATTCCATGTAATCTGGCAAACCGGATGTGTGCACAAGTAGATTTTCTACAGTAATATCGGCATAAGGGAAATCTGGAAAGAACTTGTCAATCTTATCTGTATAGTCGAGCTTGCCTTGCTCTTGCAAGATCATGATGCCCATTGCTGTAAACGCCTTGGAAACCGATGCGAGTTCAAATACCGAATGCGGTGACAATCTCTCAGCCGTCTCCAGATTGGCTATTCCTATGGAATTTTGATAAAAAGGTTTTCCATCTTCCAAAATCAAGATGTTGCCGCTCCAATTGTTTTGTTCGGCAATCGTAGAAAAAAGCTCATCAAGCTGGCGGCATCTCGCATCACTTACCTTGGCTCGCTGGGTCATTTTTCGTTTCCCCCACTCGTTTTTTTATCTTGAATAGTAAATTGTCTTCCAGCAAAAGCCATTCGAACAATTTCATTATTTCCCAATCTGATAAACCGTGCGGAGAAATCTGTTCCAAAAGCCCGGACTACAAAGAGATCTTCAGCAAATGGTCTCATTACGTAGTTTTCTCCCAAAAAAGAGAGCACCAGTTGACCATTTTCCAATCGGATCGGCAATGTCCCAAACTCGCTCGATTGATAATCCCCCACGAATGGTTTCATAGCTTCCTCTGCTAGGAAGTCAATCTTGCTAACCAGATGAGAGGATTTTGGAGGGCGGTTTTCCAGACTATTTAACGCACCCAACATAACAGCCAAAACCGGTGACATTTCTAGATTGGACAGTGCCACTCCGGCCAATCCTGTTTCGGGAAAGAAGCACATTTGAGCCGTTACCCCTTTAATACCACCACTATGTTCCACCAACTTTTTTCCAAAGTAGTCAGAAGTGATTACCAATCCGTACCCGTAAAATTGACCAGGTACCATGTCAGTCGGAAAGTAAGGGGTTATCATTTGTTGTACACTTTCCGGTGTCAGGATTCGATTTCCCCCTGCTGTAAGGCCACCTTTGCAGAACATGTCCGTATATCGCAACATATCCCGCACCGTTGATTTTATAAATCCTGCCGCACGAGAAGCGGGAGTATCCCACCAATTCGGAGATGAGACCACTTCCTTGTGATCGCCTCTGTCTCGCATGATATACAGCTTTGTAATATTCTCATAGCCATTCAGCTCTTCCAGAAAAAAGCTCGTGTGCTCCATCCCGATTGGGTCTATGATATGCTCCTTGACATAAGCCTCATACGACTTCCCGCTGACGCGTTCAATGATCGCTCCCAGCAAGGCAAAACAATCATTAGAATAACTGAACTCTGTACCTGGTGGCCCTAAAAGCTCTACATCTAATGAAGCGATAACACGCATCAGATCTTCGTACGTATCGATTGGCACCGTATCATCTGTCTGGTTTTGCAGTAATGGATGGTCTTCTGCCTCATTTTCTTCCAAACTTCGCATCACACTCGCAAAAAACGTTGGCAAGGGAGGAATTCCACTCGTATTCGTCATAAAATGATGAATCGTGATTTGCCCCACATCAAGATTTTTCAGACGAAATTCCGGCAAATATTTGACAACAGGGTCATGCACGGATAACTTACCCGCTTCTTGTAATTGCATGACCGCCACACAGGTAAAGGATTTTGTTATGGAGCCAATTCCAAATACCGTATCGATTGTAACTCCTAACTGCCGTTCCACATCACGGAAGCCAAATCCGTTACTATAGAAGATTTGACCATCTTTTGCTAAACCCATACAAACACCAGGAACTTGACCCTCTGTTATCATGTTTTGAGCATATTGTTCAAAAGAATCAATCCACCCGTTATTTTGCATGCGTTTCTCTCCTTTGTTGACATGTAGTTAGTTCTCGATCCAGCTGTCATTATACGTCGGCATGACAGATGTCCACTTTACTCCTTTTACTCGAGAATTTAAGACAGTAAACGCCTTTTCATAATAGAGAGGGACAACATACGCTTGCTCAATCAGTTGCTTTTGTACATCCATATACACTTGCTTTCTGGCATTAGTCTGTATGGTTGTACGCCCTTTCAAAAGGAGGGCGTCCAGCTTGTCATCTTTTACACCAGACAGGTTGTAGGCACCGCTGGAATGAAAATAAAAATATAAAATATCAGGGTCATCATAGGCGCCCGATATCAACGTTACATCAAAATTACCTTTGACGACTTCCTGCATGTACCCTGCTATTTCTAGATTCTGTATCATTATGTTGATACCAGCCTCTCCCAGCATGGCTTGGAGCAATTGGGCTTCTTTGTCAAAATCTGCGGTACTGAGTAAGTTCAGACTCAGTGTTTTTCCGTCCTTTTCTCTCACACCACTTCCATTTACTTTCCAACCAGCATCGTCCAACAATTTCTTGGCTTCGTTCACATTATACGCGTACCCGTACTTTTCTAAGGATTTGTCATACCCTAGCGTCGATGGAGATAATGGCGTATGGGCTACTTCGCCTTCTCCCTTCGTAACAGCCTGGACAATGGCTTCTTTATTGACAAGCATATGAAATGCTTTACGCACCTGAATATCTTGAAACGGTGATCTCTTCAAATTCATCTCCATCAATAAGCCCAATCCAGGACGTAAGCGTTCTATCACTTGATATTTCGAATTATTCCGATAATATATCGCGTCTTTCACAGGTATTTCCGTTGCTACATCGATAGCACCACTCTCTAGCGCTGACAATCTGAGTTGGCTGTCAGCAATCGCTTTTATGACAAGCTTGTCAGCTCTTGGAGGACCTTGATTTTCATAATATGGTTCTCCCCACTGAAAAGCTTCATTTCTAACATACGTGACACCTTCGCCCGTATCCCAGCTCTCGAACTTCCACGGCCCTACTCCTACAGGACTCCTGCCGTAATCCTCCCCAGCCTTTTCAATTGTTTTCAATGATAACGGCTGTGTTACATAATTCGCTAGCGAATCGAGGAAGGCAGTATTAGGTTCGTGTAGTTCCAGAACGAGGGTCTGATCGTCTGGCGCTTTCACACTTTTTATTGGAGCCATTACTTCAGCGGCTGTTTTTGCTTTTGTCTGCGGATTAAGAGCACGATCGAAGGTTTCCTTAAAACTTTTGGCAGTCAGCGGTGTTCCATCGTGAAAGGTAATCCCGGAACGAATGGTGAAGGTCCACGTTTTGCCATCCTCAGAAATTTTATAGTCACTTGCTAGAGAGGGCTTGTATTCGTTTGAGGCAGGATCCTTATATAGCAGTGATCCACCGAGCAACCAGGTATAGACCCCAGCAGATCCAGCAGACATGTGAGCATCTAACGTATCCGGTTCATAAGGGTACGCTACTGTTATGGTTCCGCCCGTTTTGGGTTCAGCACTCTCCTGTTGCTCGGCTGGCACAGTTGTTTGCGTGCTGCAACCAACGACCAAGAACATACATAGAGTGACGAATCCCCCCCAAAAGACACTGTACGTTTTTCGCTTGTTTTTCTTCATGTGTCAGCATGCCACCTCCTACCCTTTTCTTTTTGAAAGAGCTTCCGATGATGACAGATGATTTCACCTCCTTCGCAAGCAGTAACAAAGAGTACATTACTCTTCATCCAGTTGTTGGAGCTTCCACTGTAATCCTTGGTAGAATAATTCATTTGTTTTCATATACGGTTGCAGACTAGGATACAGGATTGAGCAAATTCTTCTGAAACGTTCGAGATTTTCTGATTGGTTTGAAAGCAACCTTTCAGCAAATCGACGGAAAAATGACTGCGGGACAGGGAGTTCATCAACATCCGCAAACAGTAAGACATACTCTTGAATATTCGCCTGTACGACAGGACTGTCTGGAGTTGCATGTTGCTCCGCAGCTTTCAACAACTGTTGATGGTTTTTAAGCAATCTGGCGCTCCACATCTCCACACTGATCTTAGGCAGGTGAACTACTTCCAGGAAGGTCATAACATCCTGCTTCATCTCGCGGACAATCTGTGGATCATTAAACATTTCCTCAAACTCATCTAATGCAGCCGTTTGCGCTGCCGAAAGCTTGCCTTCCAGCAAGGAAGATACGTTAACCCCTAGTAAAAATATCTCTCGCCATTCAACCGGAAATTGTTCAGGAAAAACGGACGAAAACATTTTTTCTAAAATAAACTTTTCTCGTTCCAATGCATCTGCGGAAATGGATTCAATTAGCTCGTGCATATAGCTCAGGGAGTCATTGCCATCCTTACTCTGCTTTGTTTGTTCCAAAATAGACTTCATACTGGCAAGCGTACGCATTTGGATGTCCAAAGCTTCGATTTGCCATTCTATCGCCACATCAACAGGGGTATCTCCAGCTAACATTCTCTTAATCTCATCAATCCCAAAGTTTAAATAGCGAAGGGTTAGGATCAGTTTTAACCGCCATATTTCCTCTGCCGTATACATACGATGGCCTCCAGGAGTTATCTCAGAAGGTGAAAGCAGGCCAATTTCGTCATAATAACGAACAGTGGGTACAGAAGATCCTGTTATTTTCGCCACTTGTCCTATGGAGAACTTTTGTGTGGTGTCTAAACTGTTACTCGCCTTTCCGTACACGTTACAACACCTCCTAATCAATTATAAAACCTCAAGTAACTTGAGATTCAAGGGGCATTATGAATAAAGGGGTTACATGGGGATCTCTTTGGTCAACGTCATAAAAAATGAAGTGTCATTTGACCATGAAAAAGCCAGGTGGTTGTTGACACCTGACTTCATAAACTCATAACGCTTACATAATCGGACAGTTTGCAGTT is from Brevibacillus brevis and encodes:
- a CDS encoding IPT/TIG domain-containing protein encodes the protein MSTSTNTFNAGGNTLGITTMAVNPASFQAAPQVVQDRMTYHKAVLESFGITSLTSLGSLKIRGTVVPQSGLTKPSPTLFSGNTMIQSAYQIDSAKPTPTLQMLSGKAELLQAIPFPKKMTATLAVPSPASALNISVDTAYWAASEIYIEDGTNVILKYPQRYLIIIAEKLTVGQNVTFTWERPYRYVPAKRQKPITPPDAPMSSTLSGIPGTPGTSGLPGDRGFDGAAAPELELWVLDMVGRPHFDLKGQDGTQGGPGQDGGDGGRGGKGKPAELDWAGFCKAGAGAGGNGGRGGAAGYGGPGGNGGAGGRLALYAPQTIIENYSKGFAITIEGGSPGAGGIPGNPGAGGPGGAVGDSKNAKFGTACGPGPRTAGQPGAQGSFADAGRVGYAGGRLSDPVSFRAIDADEFRRKLLEPSISHVSPLYAFAGDTVTLEGSRYTKTDVVLIDGTETKTQVVSDTMLHFVLPFVTGGSHTLQVRQSDMTLSSKASVFVNPRVISAQQENQVKTRVRPGQKVIVNGSGFSEGTLVLVNNQEMPEVRMVSSTQLEFTLIRPAEVESNPAGEQVTLKVRLSDGTPSNEIPLTLETFHMLVMGDSVSWGQGLQEHEKFYSIVGAAVQAREGNIKQYTQVLAHSGAIIGEGKHDIVAPVDGEVPKSFPTILQQCAFFKGEAELVDLILLDGGMNDVDVRTVLNPFHPADLGKLHYDYFYVSMKQLLVDVTNKFTQAKVIVTGYYPPVSEKSDMTAVEALLIGVGAIVGGVGGGAAGGILGLAELEKVYKRCAQLEAESKLYLRKAIDERNAELGQQRIFFADPNFGPEHAALTDDPYVFGINLDLTPQDLIAAERLVSCTEAGCTGLDFEICKRASIGHPNQKGAQAYANAILPLL
- a CDS encoding VOC family protein, encoding MAKLSRLGHISLYAHDVRRLASFYETALELAVVNHSDETACLAIDPQSGRHDLLILNNPHHVHLAFWVDTLDHFKEVWRRLTDHGVLAHGPYVESEYARFSFLDPEGNHVEITWAHGGETLPPHRRKISFRELEKFGVSQE
- a CDS encoding LuxR C-terminal-related transcriptional regulator, which encodes MNYQDSLEELESRLLVGRTEEVLHFLKLLADERRSKKIMNLFGTAGVGKSYLLDELKRQAHLRQAATLSLDSEQFWHTPSDFCLHILQTLHVYHKGEEYHPSQLLEECVSKLNEKAADQRLVLFLDIYENLDGLDHWLREYFFKRLSANILIVIAGRHPLSEAWLLSPGWRHFISRVPLSHLPYDAVERYAHYCHIFEPPIIQEMWRRSKGHPLTLSLLSFTLQPKDQEGNGAFHEEMDTLPFVVSQWLREVPGDHLRPLVEAAAVLRHFNQDNLSFLLKREITASEFFQLIRFSFVRKVDSGWTIHSLMRESIAQDMRGRTPLHFADLQKRAVHYYYEKFTKSAHSVRTPEALELTFFLGDALIRAFLNWFDPLPKPFESIHTGHREELLEYIRNQRHCPSPKTIKLFDPHTNRHFDFHLTAEQTLYPLNWLDHDRLFSLGYDVLRVLRKENGAISALAAVVPINEKTLPYLMEHSGSRSFFTALSKQELERFNVPEHTRAGWFIHTIHQDDYEDVTQHTAIGHMLHGLMFTGEFLLCSPAPFPFFKAAHESLGFDIAEFATHTNYDGVTPTLVFFRDTQGKHLPAYLQKLLKRSGLDADLRLEEEAVPTAALPASQGTVTSLDMSMLTAREREVAALVLEGLTNAEIAARLYLSEVTVKKHLKSIFEKMDVSNRTQLVKKMLV
- a CDS encoding serine hydrolase domain-containing protein, encoding MTQRAKVSDARCRQLDELFSTIAEQNNWSGNILILEDGKPFYQNSIGIANLETAERLSPHSVFELASVSKAFTAMGIMILQEQGKLDYTDKIDKFFPDFPYADITVENLLVHTSGLPDYMELFSQSWDKKQIATNQDMLEQLIKHRPDVLFQPNEKYEYSNTGYALLASIVEHVADTPFADFLQQHIFQPLGMQHTKVYNRRYSPELTQHYAYGYVYSPQSEAFVLPDESSEHDFVIYLDGIQGDGAVSSTLDDLRMWDRALYTEKLVKKETLERAFSPVQLTDNSLSDYGYGWRLREDQVTGKVVHHGGSWPGYRSWIRRYIHTDKTIIYLTNVDQEREWTEKVVEAVENILFEQPYVMP
- a CDS encoding serine hydrolase domain-containing protein, translated to MQNNGWIDSFEQYAQNMITEGQVPGVCMGLAKDGQIFYSNGFGFRDVERQLGVTIDTVFGIGSITKSFTCVAVMQLQEAGKLSVHDPVVKYLPEFRLKNLDVGQITIHHFMTNTSGIPPLPTFFASVMRSLEENEAEDHPLLQNQTDDTVPIDTYEDLMRVIASLDVELLGPPGTEFSYSNDCFALLGAIIERVSGKSYEAYVKEHIIDPIGMEHTSFFLEELNGYENITKLYIMRDRGDHKEVVSSPNWWDTPASRAAGFIKSTVRDMLRYTDMFCKGGLTAGGNRILTPESVQQMITPYFPTDMVPGQFYGYGLVITSDYFGKKLVEHSGGIKGVTAQMCFFPETGLAGVALSNLEMSPVLAVMLGALNSLENRPPKSSHLVSKIDFLAEEAMKPFVGDYQSSEFGTLPIRLENGQLVLSFLGENYVMRPFAEDLFVVRAFGTDFSARFIRLGNNEIVRMAFAGRQFTIQDKKTSGGNEK
- a CDS encoding ABC transporter substrate-binding protein, which encodes MKKNKRKTYSVFWGGFVTLCMFLVVGCSTQTTVPAEQQESAEPKTGGTITVAYPYEPDTLDAHMSAGSAGVYTWLLGGSLLYKDPASNEYKPSLASDYKISEDGKTWTFTIRSGITFHDGTPLTAKSFKETFDRALNPQTKAKTAAEVMAPIKSVKAPDDQTLVLELHEPNTAFLDSLANYVTQPLSLKTIEKAGEDYGRSPVGVGPWKFESWDTGEGVTYVRNEAFQWGEPYYENQGPPRADKLVIKAIADSQLRLSALESGAIDVATEIPVKDAIYYRNNSKYQVIERLRPGLGLLMEMNLKRSPFQDIQVRKAFHMLVNKEAIVQAVTKGEGEVAHTPLSPSTLGYDKSLEKYGYAYNVNEAKKLLDDAGWKVNGSGVREKDGKTLSLNLLSTADFDKEAQLLQAMLGEAGINIMIQNLEIAGYMQEVVKGNFDVTLISGAYDDPDILYFYFHSSGAYNLSGVKDDKLDALLLKGRTTIQTNARKQVYMDVQKQLIEQAYVVPLYYEKAFTVLNSRVKGVKWTSVMPTYNDSWIEN
- a CDS encoding MerR family transcriptional regulator; its protein translation is MYGKASNSLDTTQKFSIGQVAKITGSSVPTVRYYDEIGLLSPSEITPGGHRMYTAEEIWRLKLILTLRYLNFGIDEIKRMLAGDTPVDVAIEWQIEALDIQMRTLASMKSILEQTKQSKDGNDSLSYMHELIESISADALEREKFILEKMFSSVFPEQFPVEWREIFLLGVNVSSLLEGKLSAAQTAALDEFEEMFNDPQIVREMKQDVMTFLEVVHLPKISVEMWSARLLKNHQQLLKAAEQHATPDSPVVQANIQEYVLLFADVDELPVPQSFFRRFAERLLSNQSENLERFRRICSILYPSLQPYMKTNELFYQGLQWKLQQLDEE